A part of Paenibacillus sp. IHBB 10380 genomic DNA contains:
- a CDS encoding nucleotidyltransferase domain-containing protein translates to MPIMKQHIMQQLRKIEEEESVKIIYACESGSRAWGFPSKDSDYDVRFIYVRPVEWYLSIFDKRDVIEQPISNMLDINGWDLKKALYLLKKSNPPLLEWLQSPILYLETTSIAEQIREMCYFIYSSRTSMQHYLHMAKGNYRDYLQGEQVKIKKYFYVLRPILGCQWIEHHHTMPPMEFDRLVDECIPKNSELSAAIENLLVRKKAGDEMDYEPRIEVLNEFLEERIAYYEALAPRMLTAKSEHKEQLDALFRSALQEVWM, encoded by the coding sequence ATGCCGATTATGAAGCAACATATTATGCAACAATTGAGAAAGATAGAAGAGGAAGAATCCGTTAAGATCATATATGCTTGTGAGTCTGGGAGCCGGGCATGGGGATTTCCATCAAAGGATAGCGATTACGATGTTCGTTTCATATATGTGCGCCCCGTAGAATGGTACTTATCTATTTTTGATAAAAGAGATGTTATTGAACAGCCCATTAGCAATATGCTGGATATTAATGGTTGGGATCTCAAGAAGGCACTTTATCTGCTTAAAAAATCGAACCCGCCCTTGCTGGAGTGGCTACAGTCTCCGATTCTGTACTTGGAAACGACTTCGATCGCTGAGCAGATTCGCGAGATGTGTTACTTTATTTATTCCTCACGAACCAGTATGCAACATTATCTCCATATGGCGAAAGGGAATTATAGAGATTATCTTCAAGGGGAACAGGTCAAAATCAAAAAATACTTTTACGTGCTGCGTCCGATTCTAGGATGTCAATGGATCGAACATCATCATACCATGCCACCGATGGAATTTGATCGATTAGTTGATGAATGTATTCCCAAGAATAGTGAACTGAGTGCAGCCATTGAGAATCTCCTTGTGCGCAAAAAGGCAGGAGATGAAATGGATTATGAACCAAGAATAGAAGTTCTTAATGAATTTCTGGAAGAACGTATAGCCTACTATGAAGCATTGGCACCTAGAATGCTTACCGCAAAAAGTGAACATAAAGAACAATTGGATGCCTTATTCCGGTCTGCACTACAAGAGGTCTGGATGTAA
- a CDS encoding DUF6953 family protein, which yields MEYSADQVAEWMLNEVKSSGRLDQTEAVSHILANFGEAFIYVNENGNPSISKDAKKAFKKLHGGKAAWDREGFFWYWT from the coding sequence ATGGAATACTCAGCAGATCAAGTGGCTGAATGGATGCTTAATGAAGTAAAGTCTTCTGGGAGGTTAGATCAGACTGAAGCCGTTTCTCATATTCTAGCTAACTTCGGTGAAGCATTTATTTATGTTAACGAGAATGGGAACCCATCCATTTCTAAAGATGCCAAAAAGGCATTTAAAAAGTTACATGGAGGTAAAGCAGCATGGGATCGGGAAGGTTTCTTCTGGTATTGGACTTAA
- a CDS encoding FecCD family ABC transporter permease codes for MQYSIKAGEEVEKPSAVKYPSRPWAATLILVGGMIALVFGIGLCISLGAADIKLSVVWDAIFHFNPELTQHQIIQDLRFPRVLGGAMVGACFAVAGAIMQGMTRNPLADSGLLGLNSGAGFALALCFAFAPGLPFLYLIMFSFLGAALGAGLVYGVGSFSRTGLSPIRLVLAGAAVSALLSALSEGIQLYFRIGQDLAFWYAGGVAGTTWLQLKIMFPWVGGAIIGAIMLSPSITLLSLGDDIAAGLGQRTKLVKLLGAIIVLILAGSAVSVVGVVGFVGLIIPHLTRMLVGVDYRWIIPCSAVLGSLLVMLADLTARIINPPYETPIGALIALIGVPFFLYLARKERRAL; via the coding sequence ATGCAATACTCAATAAAAGCAGGCGAAGAAGTAGAGAAACCATCAGCTGTAAAATATCCATCTCGTCCATGGGCGGCAACGTTAATATTAGTTGGTGGAATGATTGCGCTAGTATTTGGGATAGGTCTGTGTATCTCGTTAGGAGCAGCGGATATTAAATTGTCAGTCGTGTGGGATGCTATTTTCCACTTTAATCCTGAATTAACGCAGCATCAAATTATACAGGATTTACGTTTTCCACGTGTTCTTGGCGGAGCCATGGTAGGTGCCTGTTTTGCAGTAGCAGGTGCAATTATGCAAGGAATGACACGAAATCCATTAGCTGATTCCGGGCTTCTTGGATTAAACTCAGGAGCAGGATTTGCGCTTGCGCTCTGTTTTGCTTTTGCGCCAGGTCTACCCTTTTTGTATTTAATTATGTTTTCATTTCTCGGGGCAGCACTTGGAGCAGGGCTTGTCTATGGCGTAGGATCATTCTCTAGAACAGGTTTGAGTCCAATTCGTCTTGTTCTTGCAGGAGCAGCGGTTAGTGCTTTATTGTCTGCGTTAAGTGAAGGTATTCAGTTATATTTCCGTATTGGACAAGATTTGGCTTTTTGGTATGCCGGCGGAGTAGCTGGAACGACTTGGTTACAGCTCAAAATTATGTTTCCTTGGGTTGGAGGGGCAATTATAGGTGCGATTATGCTATCTCCCTCCATTACACTCCTTAGCCTCGGGGACGATATTGCAGCAGGACTTGGTCAACGAACCAAATTAGTCAAATTACTTGGAGCGATAATCGTTCTAATATTAGCAGGTTCGGCTGTATCGGTTGTCGGTGTGGTTGGTTTTGTAGGACTGATTATCCCTCACTTGACACGTATGCTTGTAGGTGTTGATTATCGCTGGATTATACCTTGTTCAGCTGTGTTGGGGAGTCTGCTTGTAATGTTAGCAGATTTAACAGCACGTATTATTAATCCACCCTATGAGACACCTATTGGAGCGTTAATTGCTCTGATTGGCGTACCGTTCTTCCTTTATCTTGCACGTAAAGAAAGGAGAGCATTATAA
- a CDS encoding FecCD family ABC transporter permease, with the protein MSSIESQTLSADRRKKVRDITVISIFSALIIIAFMISMNTGFIRLSPMELLRTLFGYGTDKQELILFEFRLPRIVISVLVGAGLAVSGCILQGISRNALADPGILGINAGAGLVVMLFISFYPTTTAAPTFLLPVLALLGAGLTAMLIYTLSYKRHEGISPSRLLLTGIAVAAGISAVTIVLTLNLRPDQYQTVATWMAGSIWGSTWKFVLALLPWIVILIPYVMSKARVLNVLSLGDQMAQGLGTRVEKERLLLLAAAVGLAGSCVSVSGGIGFVGLIAPHLGRRLVGPRHQALLPASALIGGFLVIVADTLGRWVIRPSEVPAGIVVAVIGAPYFLYLLSRTKG; encoded by the coding sequence ATGTCATCTATTGAATCGCAAACATTATCAGCAGATCGCCGAAAGAAAGTTCGTGATATAACAGTCATCTCGATATTTAGTGCACTCATTATTATTGCGTTTATGATCAGTATGAATACAGGGTTCATCAGGCTTTCACCGATGGAATTGTTACGTACTTTATTTGGATATGGTACAGATAAACAAGAACTTATTCTATTTGAATTTAGACTTCCACGGATTGTTATTTCTGTCCTTGTCGGAGCAGGACTTGCTGTCTCAGGTTGTATTTTACAAGGAATTTCACGTAATGCACTGGCTGATCCTGGTATTCTGGGGATTAACGCAGGAGCAGGGCTAGTAGTCATGCTGTTTATTTCCTTTTATCCAACAACGACTGCTGCACCCACTTTCTTATTGCCAGTTCTAGCTTTGCTTGGTGCAGGGTTGACAGCCATGTTAATATACACACTTTCCTATAAGCGTCATGAAGGAATATCTCCTTCACGGTTGTTATTAACTGGAATAGCAGTGGCTGCTGGAATTAGTGCAGTTACCATTGTACTTACTCTAAATCTAAGACCTGATCAATATCAGACCGTGGCTACTTGGATGGCAGGTAGTATCTGGGGATCGACTTGGAAGTTTGTTCTGGCTTTGCTACCGTGGATCGTCATATTAATCCCTTACGTTATGTCAAAAGCTCGCGTACTTAATGTCTTGAGTCTGGGGGATCAAATGGCTCAGGGCCTTGGAACGAGAGTCGAAAAAGAACGTTTATTGCTACTAGCCGCTGCAGTGGGTCTTGCCGGTTCTTGTGTATCCGTTAGTGGGGGTATAGGTTTTGTCGGTCTGATTGCTCCTCATTTAGGGAGAAGACTTGTTGGACCTCGGCATCAGGCACTACTTCCTGCATCAGCTTTAATTGGTGGTTTTCTTGTTATTGTAGCCGATACTCTGGGTCGTTGGGTTATACGTCCGTCTGAGGTTCCAGCGGGGATTGTCGTTGCAGTCATTGGTGCACCTTACTTTCTCTACTTACTCTCACGGACAAAGGGCTAG
- a CDS encoding ABC transporter ATP-binding protein, translated as MLRRFFSYYRPYRGLFILDFGCAIFAAILELVFPLAVNRVLDDYLPGGDWSVIIWACVVLLAIYVVSSVLHYVVSYWGHMLGINIETDMRKKLFDHVQKLSFRFFDNTKTGHLVSRMTNDLMDIGEIAHHGPEDLFIAVMTLVGAFSLMLSINWQLAVLTFVIVPLLIYLSIYFSKKMTRAFNRMFADIADFNARVENNVSGIRVVQAFSNETHEKSRFAVNNERFRQTKSIAYRIMALNSSLSYILMRSVSLFVLGCGTWFVIEGHMTHGEFIAFVLLSNVFLDPIRMINQVIEMYPKGIAGFRRYNDLLETEPDVADRSDAVYVDHLKGDIQFKNVTFGYENKEDVLRDISLNIQAGETVAFVGPSGAGKTTICSLLPRFYDVKSGSIIVDGMDIRQMKLESLRKQIGIVQQDVFLFDGTIRENIAYGKLDATEAEIWTAAKRAQLEEIILSQNEGLDTLIGERGVKLSGGQKQRLSIARMFLKNPPILILDEATSALDTETEAAIQESLAELSEGRTTLVIAHRLATIKNANRIVVVTEEGITEQGNHTELLAAGGMYSRLHRAQFNFDI; from the coding sequence GTGCTACGTCGGTTTTTTTCATACTATCGGCCTTATAGAGGGCTTTTCATATTAGATTTCGGTTGTGCAATTTTTGCAGCTATTCTTGAATTAGTCTTCCCCCTTGCTGTAAATAGGGTATTAGATGATTATCTTCCGGGCGGGGACTGGAGCGTCATTATATGGGCGTGTGTCGTCTTGTTAGCTATTTATGTAGTGAGTTCTGTACTGCATTATGTGGTTTCCTATTGGGGCCATATGTTAGGCATAAACATTGAAACAGATATGAGAAAAAAGTTGTTTGATCATGTTCAGAAGCTTTCTTTTCGATTTTTTGATAATACGAAGACAGGGCATCTTGTATCCAGAATGACGAATGATTTGATGGATATTGGAGAGATTGCTCACCATGGTCCTGAGGATTTATTCATTGCTGTAATGACGTTGGTGGGTGCGTTCTCTTTAATGTTATCTATCAATTGGCAGCTGGCAGTGCTTACTTTCGTGATTGTTCCCTTACTTATTTATTTATCTATTTATTTCAGTAAAAAAATGACACGTGCCTTTAACCGTATGTTTGCGGATATTGCTGACTTTAATGCTCGTGTTGAGAACAACGTAAGTGGTATTCGTGTCGTTCAAGCATTCTCGAATGAGACTCATGAGAAAAGTCGCTTTGCTGTCAATAACGAGCGTTTCCGTCAGACGAAGTCGATTGCTTATCGCATTATGGCTTTGAATTCATCACTAAGTTACATACTTATGCGCTCCGTTTCTTTATTTGTTCTCGGTTGTGGTACTTGGTTTGTCATAGAAGGACATATGACACATGGTGAATTTATTGCTTTTGTATTGTTATCCAATGTGTTCTTAGATCCTATTCGAATGATTAACCAAGTTATTGAGATGTATCCCAAAGGAATTGCAGGCTTCAGACGATACAACGATTTACTTGAAACAGAGCCGGATGTGGCTGATCGTTCCGATGCAGTCTATGTTGATCATCTGAAAGGTGACATTCAATTTAAAAATGTGACCTTTGGTTATGAGAACAAAGAAGATGTATTGAGAGATATTAGCTTAAACATTCAAGCTGGGGAAACCGTAGCATTTGTTGGACCCTCGGGAGCGGGTAAGACCACGATATGTAGTTTGTTACCGCGCTTTTACGATGTCAAATCTGGAAGTATCATAGTGGATGGTATGGATATAAGGCAGATGAAGCTCGAATCATTGCGTAAGCAAATTGGGATTGTGCAGCAAGATGTGTTCTTATTCGATGGAACCATTCGAGAGAACATTGCTTATGGTAAGCTCGACGCAACGGAGGCAGAGATTTGGACTGCAGCGAAACGTGCACAATTGGAGGAAATTATTCTGTCACAGAATGAAGGGCTGGATACGCTAATTGGTGAGCGCGGCGTGAAATTATCCGGTGGACAGAAGCAGCGGCTTTCGATTGCACGAATGTTCCTTAAGAATCCTCCTATTCTTATTCTCGATGAAGCCACTTCAGCGCTGGATACGGAGACAGAAGCAGCTATTCAAGAATCCCTTGCTGAACTATCAGAGGGTCGCACTACATTAGTCATCGCACATCGCCTAGCAACGATCAAGAATGCCAATCGCATTGTTGTCGTTACAGAAGAGGGCATTACCGAACAAGGAAATCATACAGAATTGCTAGCGGCTGGTGGTATGTATAGTAGATTACATCGTGCTCAATTCAATTTTGATATATGA
- a CDS encoding NAD(P)/FAD-dependent oxidoreductase, with protein MTEGLELFDVTIIGGGPAGMYTAFYSGMRDLKTKLIEYGPELGGRILIYPEKIIWDVGGVTPIMGEKLISQLDEQARTFDPTVCLNQQITKLDKLADGNFLLTAATGEKHLTRTVILTVGYGILTMQKLDIEGADRYEVTNLHYTVQELEGFRGKHVLISGGGNSAVDWANELEPIAASVTVVHRRDRFGGHEFNVLKMKQSSVDVRTPYALTQLHGNGTSIDQVSVTHMETEEVIRFDVDHVIINHGMRCDYGPILDWGLNIQDDLLVVNDKMETNIPGIFAAGDFVSHPSKVRLIAGTFVDGALALNSAKLYMDPEASKVAYVSSHNERFVEKNKKIEATL; from the coding sequence ATGACTGAAGGATTAGAACTGTTTGATGTTACTATTATCGGTGGAGGCCCCGCAGGAATGTACACTGCCTTCTATAGCGGTATGCGTGATCTAAAGACAAAATTGATTGAGTACGGACCTGAGCTGGGAGGACGTATTCTTATATATCCTGAGAAAATCATCTGGGACGTTGGGGGGGTTACTCCCATTATGGGAGAGAAGCTAATCTCACAGCTGGATGAGCAAGCAAGAACGTTTGATCCAACCGTATGCTTAAACCAGCAGATTACGAAACTCGATAAGTTAGCTGATGGAAATTTTCTATTGACTGCCGCAACGGGGGAGAAGCACTTGACTCGAACGGTTATTCTGACCGTTGGATATGGTATCTTGACCATGCAAAAGTTAGATATCGAGGGTGCGGATCGTTATGAAGTAACCAATCTACACTACACCGTACAAGAGCTAGAAGGTTTCCGTGGGAAGCATGTCCTTATCTCAGGAGGCGGTAATTCAGCAGTTGACTGGGCGAATGAATTGGAACCGATTGCTGCAAGTGTCACCGTTGTACATCGTCGGGATCGATTCGGGGGGCATGAATTTAACGTGCTTAAGATGAAGCAGTCCTCTGTAGACGTACGGACACCCTACGCATTGACTCAGTTACATGGAAATGGAACATCAATTGATCAGGTGTCAGTCACGCACATGGAGACTGAGGAAGTTATCCGATTTGATGTTGATCATGTCATCATCAATCATGGTATGAGGTGTGATTATGGTCCGATACTCGATTGGGGACTAAATATTCAAGATGATTTACTTGTGGTAAACGACAAGATGGAGACAAACATACCTGGGATATTTGCTGCAGGTGATTTTGTAAGTCATCCTAGCAAAGTACGGCTGATTGCAGGGACTTTCGTCGATGGAGCACTAGCTTTGAACAGTGCTAAATTATATATGGATCCCGAAGCCTCTAAGGTGGCGTATGTATCTTCTCATAATGAGCGCTTTGTTGAGAAGAATAAGAAGATTGAAGCAACTCTGTAG
- a CDS encoding glutathione peroxidase — protein MSIYDFNFQAVGMNGQVSSLEAFKGKVVLIVNTASKCGFTYQYEDLQKLYDRYKDKGFVVLGFPSNHFDDQEPGNNEEIKTFCKLNYGVTFPMFEKLNVRDEHAHPLFNYLTAVKPFKGFNPFHPVSKLLTSVINEKVPEYMHGDSIKWNFTKFLLDRNGNVIHRFEAMTDTIDMEQDIESLL, from the coding sequence ATGAGTATTTATGATTTTAATTTTCAAGCTGTGGGAATGAATGGTCAAGTTAGTTCATTAGAAGCCTTTAAAGGAAAGGTTGTATTGATTGTAAATACGGCCAGTAAATGTGGATTTACTTATCAGTATGAAGATTTACAAAAATTATATGATCGCTATAAAGACAAAGGATTTGTGGTATTAGGGTTTCCTTCCAACCATTTTGATGATCAAGAACCTGGTAACAATGAAGAAATTAAAACTTTTTGTAAGTTGAATTACGGGGTAACGTTTCCTATGTTTGAAAAGTTGAATGTGAGAGATGAGCATGCTCATCCATTGTTTAACTATTTGACAGCGGTTAAGCCGTTTAAAGGATTTAATCCTTTTCATCCTGTATCTAAGCTATTAACTTCAGTCATCAATGAGAAAGTGCCAGAGTATATGCATGGCGATTCTATTAAATGGAATTTCACTAAATTCTTATTAGATAGAAATGGTAACGTGATTCATCGTTTTGAAGCCATGACAGATACCATTGATATGGAGCAGGATATTGAGAGCTTATTATAA
- a CDS encoding DMT family transporter: MDNESVNVQKKLSLPKEKGSSSGFWLVVLGAALWGVDPLFRIILLKSLTSTQIVLLEHIIIVLFVAPILWRQRSELRGLGMKHVAALLFLSWGGSAFATILFTKGLVDGNINAVLLLQKLQPLFAIILARMLLKERLPRHFSVLFILALVGTYLLTFGFKVPFGHWNEFVQVGSLFSLGAAALWGGSTVMGRLMVGQMKYETVTSLRFILALPLLFAITWSEGAAWNLPTGTLAIAGVSLNLLGQALLPGLLSLLVYYKGLTTTKASVATFAELSFPMVGVLINWIVFQEIITSAQILGFVLIWGALFVISRQSQSVKAGL; the protein is encoded by the coding sequence ATGGATAACGAAAGTGTAAATGTACAAAAGAAGCTATCATTACCAAAAGAAAAGGGGAGCAGTAGTGGCTTCTGGTTAGTTGTATTGGGGGCTGCGCTCTGGGGTGTTGATCCTTTATTTAGGATTATATTGTTGAAGTCACTTACTTCAACGCAAATTGTATTACTTGAGCATATTATTATTGTGCTATTTGTTGCTCCAATATTGTGGAGACAGCGCAGTGAACTCCGGGGACTTGGAATGAAGCATGTTGCTGCATTACTCTTTTTATCATGGGGTGGTTCAGCGTTTGCAACGATATTGTTCACGAAGGGATTGGTTGATGGTAATATCAATGCTGTATTGTTACTTCAGAAATTACAGCCATTGTTTGCCATTATCTTGGCTAGAATGTTATTGAAAGAGAGATTGCCACGACACTTTTCCGTTTTGTTCATTTTAGCTCTTGTGGGAACGTATTTACTGACGTTTGGTTTTAAAGTGCCATTTGGTCATTGGAATGAATTTGTTCAAGTGGGTAGTTTATTCTCACTTGGTGCAGCAGCTCTATGGGGTGGTTCAACGGTTATGGGACGTTTAATGGTTGGACAAATGAAATACGAGACGGTGACTTCATTACGCTTCATATTGGCTTTACCTCTGTTATTTGCTATTACATGGAGTGAAGGAGCAGCTTGGAATTTACCTACGGGAACCTTAGCTATTGCGGGAGTATCGCTCAATTTATTGGGTCAAGCCTTGTTGCCCGGATTACTTAGTTTACTCGTATATTATAAGGGACTAACAACGACCAAGGCTTCGGTAGCTACATTTGCGGAATTAAGCTTCCCTATGGTCGGTGTCCTGATTAACTGGATTGTATTTCAAGAGATTATTACGAGTGCTCAAATTTTAGGATTCGTTCTTATATGGGGCGCATTATTCGTTATCTCTAGACAGAGCCAATCGGTAAAAGCGGGATTGTAG